The following coding sequences lie in one Arthrobacter sp. PGP41 genomic window:
- a CDS encoding tRNA (cytidine(34)-2'-O)-methyltransferase, with the protein MFRILFHAPEIPGNTGNAIRLAAITGAELHLVEPLGFDFSDAKLRRAGLDYHDLAVVTVHPSIEDAWRHLKPERVYAFTSDGAASYTDISYQPGDVLMFGRESVGLPPELKADPHVTSTVRLPMLPALRSLNLANAASIAVYEAWRQQGFAGARI; encoded by the coding sequence GTGTTCCGCATCCTTTTCCACGCCCCCGAAATCCCCGGCAATACCGGCAACGCCATCAGGCTGGCAGCCATCACCGGGGCCGAACTGCACCTCGTGGAACCGCTCGGCTTCGACTTTTCGGATGCGAAGCTCCGCCGGGCCGGACTCGACTACCACGACCTCGCCGTCGTCACTGTGCACCCGAGCATCGAGGACGCGTGGCGGCACCTGAAGCCGGAACGGGTATACGCCTTTACTTCGGACGGAGCCGCCAGCTACACGGACATCTCCTACCAGCCGGGTGACGTCCTGATGTTCGGGCGGGAATCCGTGGGCCTGCCGCCGGAACTGAAGGCGGATCCCCATGTCACATCCACCGTCCGGTTGCCCATGCTGCCGGCACTGCGCTCCCTGAACCTGGCCAACGCCGCATCCATTGCCGTGTACGAGGCCTGGCGCCAGCAGGGGTTCGCCGGCGCCCGGATCTGA
- the sigK gene encoding ECF RNA polymerase sigma factor SigK, which produces METPNAPHPEAPHSQAPHSEARAAVTDPPADLSHRLSVLLDSIGRGDQAAFAEFYQLTSRRVFGMARRVLIDPELSEDTTQEVFLQVWQNAAKFDPKAGSPLSWLMTISHRRAVDRVRSSQSSTDREAKYGASTQDIDHDTVSDQVGSRLEAESVVRCLGTLTETQQESVRLAYYGGLTYREVAERLNAAVPTIKSRIRDGLLRLKTCLEVS; this is translated from the coding sequence ATGGAAACCCCCAATGCCCCGCATCCCGAGGCGCCGCATTCCCAAGCCCCGCATTCCGAGGCCCGTGCCGCGGTGACAGATCCTCCGGCCGACCTCAGCCACCGGCTTTCAGTCCTGCTGGACAGCATAGGCCGGGGCGACCAGGCAGCCTTCGCCGAGTTCTACCAGCTCACGTCGCGCCGGGTTTTCGGTATGGCCCGCCGCGTGCTGATCGACCCCGAACTCAGCGAAGACACCACGCAGGAAGTCTTCCTCCAGGTATGGCAGAACGCGGCGAAATTCGATCCCAAAGCCGGGAGCCCGCTCTCCTGGCTGATGACCATTTCGCACCGCCGTGCCGTGGACAGGGTCCGGTCCTCCCAGTCCTCCACTGATCGCGAGGCCAAATACGGCGCCAGCACCCAGGACATCGACCACGACACAGTGTCTGACCAGGTGGGGAGCAGGCTGGAAGCCGAGTCCGTGGTCCGTTGCCTTGGAACGCTGACCGAGACGCAGCAGGAGTCGGTGCGCCTGGCCTACTACGGCGGCCTCACATACCGGGAAGTTGCCGAGCGCCTGAACGCAGCAGTACCGACCATAAAATCCCGGATCCGTGACGGATTACTCCGGCTGAAGACCTGTTTGGAGGTGAGTTGA
- a CDS encoding anti-sigma factor, translating to MNHGRNGRSGSFGDTVAMDLASGRAVELAELYALDAVTDEERRAIEQYISAAPAAERTAFFDRVRQARETLARTFRVEEEPPANLFDRIVAQLPAQGSQPEEDAPAAAAGPAATPAGDELAKARQRRAERRRPSGSRRWLAGVAAAAAIALGGVGVGSYLADQNDPVNQVVRAGDLREASVDVAGGGTATLLISSSEDAAVVKMNGVPAPPAGKVYQMWLIPKDGSAPVSQGLMDEEALSKPAVVEGISSAAALGITVEPVGGSKSPTLPTVAAARLGA from the coding sequence ATGAACCACGGCCGCAACGGCCGTTCCGGTTCGTTTGGCGACACCGTGGCCATGGACCTGGCTTCCGGCCGGGCCGTGGAACTGGCGGAACTGTATGCCCTGGACGCGGTGACCGACGAAGAACGCCGGGCGATCGAGCAGTACATCTCGGCTGCCCCGGCAGCGGAACGTACCGCCTTTTTCGACCGGGTACGCCAAGCGAGGGAAACTTTGGCCAGGACCTTCCGGGTTGAGGAAGAGCCACCGGCCAACCTCTTCGACCGCATCGTTGCCCAACTTCCTGCACAGGGCAGCCAACCTGAAGAGGACGCCCCGGCCGCAGCTGCAGGGCCTGCCGCCACGCCCGCCGGGGACGAGCTCGCCAAGGCGCGGCAGCGCCGTGCAGAACGGCGCCGGCCTTCCGGTAGCCGCCGCTGGCTCGCCGGAGTGGCCGCGGCAGCCGCCATCGCCCTCGGCGGGGTTGGAGTGGGTTCGTACCTGGCGGACCAGAACGATCCCGTCAACCAGGTGGTACGGGCCGGGGACCTGCGGGAAGCCTCGGTGGATGTGGCCGGCGGCGGTACCGCCACCCTGCTCATTTCTTCATCCGAGGATGCCGCCGTTGTCAAGATGAATGGCGTTCCCGCACCGCCCGCGGGCAAGGTGTACCAGATGTGGCTGATCCCCAAGGATGGTTCGGCGCCCGTATCACAGGGCCTGATGGACGAAGAAGCCCTCTCCAAGCCGGCTGTGGTGGAAGGGATCTCCTCCGCAGCAGCGCTGGGGATCACCGTTGAACCGGTGGGCGGGTCCAAGTCGCCGACGCTGCCCACGGTGGCCGCCGCACGCTTGGGTGCGTAG